GTGCTGTGACCGAATTACGTATCCAATGCTTTTTCACAGTGATATCTCCAATATACTGATTTTTATACCAAGCGTTGTGAGTTTGCTATTCAAATTAAGAACTGGAGAATTCCTGTTTATATTAATTCATAAACAAACACATTTTGTTACGTGTTGAGTATTGCTTGTTTTAGATCAATTAATGGTAGTGACTTCAATCACGTTGAAGTTTATATAACCCTAAAGAGGTATTGTCGGTTGCATTTGTTAGAGATTAATTGAGAATTATTATCATATATAACAAGCAATTACCTGAATTGGCTATGATATAAATAGGGTGATTGTCTTCACAGATTAACCCATTCAAATTTCGTATTACCCAATTAGAGGTATATTCTAACTGTAGAAAGCGTTGTGGCTTATCCAAAATAAGAATTGATATCATTTAAACGATAATAATATCGTTTAAGGGTACTTTTGTTTAACCGGAATATTATTTAGTTGAGAGTTAAATAATGCCGGTATAAGGAAAGGATAAAATGGGCAATATTAAATTGGCCATAGTCATAATGCTTAAATCCCTTCTAGCATTCTGCCTCTATGGTTATTCCATTCATGCTGTTGCTGAGCCTGCTGTTACGCAAGTAGGAGAGTCAACAAGACATGAAGTCGAATTAATACGTGACAAAGACTACAAGTGTGTTCAATGCCATAAAGATTCAAAAGAAACGGTATTGGGTTCACATGGTGAAAGTGCACACGCTTTACTTGGTCGTGAAGTAAATTGTACCGACTGTCATAGTTCTATTAGCCCCGATCACCGTGAAGGTGCGCCTGAAGTGGTGAAGTATCGCGCGGCTCAATCACAACCGGGAACCGAAAAGGTATTCCTAGACCCTAGCTTAATTTTAGATGCCAATAGCCAATGTATAGATTGTCACAAACCGGATGATCTGCGCGAAGCGAGTTGGACCCACGATGTTCACGCGCAAAACTTAACGTGTTCAAACTGCCATGATGTTCATGCGACTGAAGCAAAGGTGTTGGGCTTAGATAAAAAGCAAACCATCAAGCTGTGTGTGGATTGCCATTCAGACTTCAACCAGAAGAAAGAAGAGGAGTAATCTATGAGCTGCTCAAGAAGAAACTTTTTAGCAGGCGCTGGTGCCGTTATTTTTACCACGGGTGTAGCGGGAACTGCGGCGGTGACAAGTCGTAAAACGTTGGCCAATGTTCAAGAAGATGGTGCTAAACGTTATGGAATGATTCATGACGAAACCGCGTGTATTGGTTGTACTGCTTGTACAGAAGCGTGTCAGTGAAGTGAATAAAGTACCTGAAGGCGTGTCGCGCTTAGAAATTATTAAGAGCGAACCCCAAGGCGAATATCCAAATGTTGATTACCGTTTTACTCGTAACTCTTGCCAACATTGTGATAACGCGCCTTGCGTGATGGTATGCCCAACAGGCGCGGCCTATAAAGATGAAAAAACTGGCATTGTTGATGTGCATAAAGAGAAGTGTGTCGGTTGTGGTTACTGTTTGTTAGCGTGCCCGTATCAAGTGCGTTTCTTCCACCCAGAGAACAAATCGGCTGATAAATGTAACTTCTGTCGTGATACCAATCTTGCACAAGGGAAGTTGCCTGCTTGTGTCGAATCTTGCCCGACCAAGGCACTAGTATTTGGCGATCTAAATGACCCTGAGAGTGAGATAAACCAGGTGCTTCAATCTGAGGTGGTTTACAGAGATAAAGCTTATCTAGGTACTCAGCCAAAACTCTATAAAGTACCACACCAAAAAGGGGAGATTTGATTATGAGTGCATGGGACGCAGCTTTTCAGTCTGGTACCGTGGTATGGGATTGGATTATAGCAATCTATCTATTTCTCGCGGGGATGTCGGCGGGTGCCGTAATGATCTCCATTTACCTAAAGCGTAAGGTTATTGAAGGCGATCCTGCTCATAATGGTGTGTTAAAGGCCACGGCTTTTCTTGCGCCATTTGGGATCATTTCAGGTCTGCTTATCTTAGTTTTCCACCTGACAAAACCGTTATCCTTTTGGAAGATCATGATCTTCTATAATCCAACGTCTGTGATGTCGATGGGTGTGATCTTATTCCAAGTATATATGGTGATCTTATTCCTTTGGATCGGCATTATATTTAGAGATCAAATAGTCGTGTTCTTGAATGATCAAGCATGGCTAAAAGGGCGACTTGATTTTGTCGGTAATTGGATTGGCAAATTAGAAGTGTTTGAGAATGCTCTGGAAATATTCTTAGCTGTTCTTGCTCTTATGCTTGCCGCTTATACCGGATTCTTGCTTTCAGCTTTAAATACTTTCCCACTATTGAATAACCCAGTGCTGCCGATTTTGTTCTTATTCTCGAGCTTATCTTCGGGAGCGGCGGCGTGTATTTTATTTGGTGTGCTGGTCTTTAAAGAATCACCTCATAGCCCGACTATTTCATGGATTCACGGATTCGAACGTCCAGTCGTGATGTTTGAGTTGTTTGTTCTAATTACTTTCTTTACTGGGCTTATCTTCGCTGGTGGTCAAAGTGAGCAAGCAGTATGGAACGCAATTGGCAGTGGTTTCTGGGCGAGTTGGTTCTGGTACGGCGTCATCGGTGTCGGCATGGTTTTACCGTTGTTGCTCAATGCAGTGACACCAACCTCAATCCGCCATAGCTCGGTGTATATTTTTTCTGTGACTTCGCTAAGCCTAATGGGTGTATTAATGCTGCGAACTTTTGTCCTTTATGCAGGGCAGTTAACGATAGCTTAATTTCGCGCAAGTTTATTAGTGAGCAGATGTCGGATAATAAACATCTGCTTATTAATGAACATGTTTTTAGTAAACATGAGATGCGTGTTCAGATCGGCTCTGCTCTAGCGGAGCCTTATTGAGGTGATATGGTCGGTTCTTTGGGGCTGTTTAGTTTAGTGTTGGTTGCTGTACTCAGTAGCATTATTGGTGTGCATTCGTTTTATCAAATGCTAAACAAACGGACGCAAAATATAAGTTTAATCCGCAGTTTCTCTCTTTCAAGTGCATTGCTTTCTCTCACTTCTGTCGCATTGCTTGGCTATGCTTTTGTCAGTGATGACTTCTCTATTCTCTATGTCGCTGAGCATTCAAATACTCAATTACCCTCATTTTTTAAGCTCGCAGCCGTATGGGCTGGCCATGAAGGTTCCTTGTTATTTTGGGTGCTGACGATCAGCGTCTGGTCTGGCGTGATCGCCTTACAAAAACACTATTCGAATGAATATCAAAGCCGTGTGTTGTGGGTAATGAATCTACTGCTCGCGATATTTGCTTGGTTCACCTTATTCGCATCAAACCCATTTGAAATGAATTCGATTTTGCCGCTAGAAGGGCGTGACCTTAACCCAATGCTGCAAGATGTCGGTCTGATTTTTCACCCTCCATTACTTTATCTTGGCTATGTCGGCTTTTCTGTGGTGTTGGCGTTTGCCGTTGCAGCCTTACTGGTAGATCCAATCGAGTTTGATTGGGTTGCCCATTGTCGCAGTTGGTGTTTGGTTGCTTGGATCTTTTTAACCGCAGGGATCATTCTTGGTTCGTGGTGGGCTTATTACGAATTAGGTTGGGGCGGCTGGTGGTTCTGGGATCCTGTTGAAAATGCCAGCTTGTTGCCGTGGCTTACTTCGACCGCTTTGCTGCACAGCCTAGGCGTTGCAAAGGGCAAACAACAACTACTGAAATGGTCTCTTAGTCTTGCTTTTATTACGTTTTGTTTGAGTATCTTAGGCACCTTTATTGTTCGTTCTGGCGTACTTACATCGGTACACGCTTTTGCTGTTGACCCAACCAAAGGTATCGCACTGCTGCTTATATTGGTTTTGGTACTGGTGAGCTCATTTTCTCTGCTTATCGTTAGAGGGGAGTCTTTTGAATCAAGCCCTATTACCAGCTTCACCAGTAAGAGCTTTTTGAGTTTAGTCGCGGTACTCATTTTTGTTCTCGCAACAGCCGTGGTCGTTTTCGGCACATTTTATCCAATGGTATTTGAACTGCTTGGACTGGGTAACATATCGGTAGGTGCGCCTTACTTTAATCTATTGATTGCACCTTTGGCGTTGCTTGCGTTGGCCGTCGTAGGCTTAGCCCCTTTGTTGAGTATTAAGCCTCAAGCGTCGAAAGGCGTTATTATGTTGATAACTCTAGCATCTATTTGTCTCGGGTCCGCCTGTTACGTTTTGCAAGTAGACAAGATTCAAGTGATGGTTCTGATGACATGGTCACTCGCATTTTGGGTTTTACTCACTCACGTTTATGGCTTGGCAGTAACGCACAGTTCCAAGTTCCAACGCAAAGTCTGGGTGATGACCTTTGCCCATGTCGGGGTTGCGGTATTAGCGGTAGGTGCTGCCATGAATAGCTACCACTCGTTTGAGCGCAGTTATAAGTTAAGCCCAGGAGCGGAAGTCGAGTTCATGGATTGGACGCTTGCTCATCGTGATACTGAGCTGTATGTCGCTTCAAATTTTACCGCAGAGAAGGCGATACTCAACCTAGAGTCTGGCGAGCAGAGCTTTCCTATTTCGCCGGAAAGAAGACACTACCAAGTTCGAGTCATGAACATGAGTGAGCCCGCAATGAAGTGGTTCTGGCATGGCGATGTTTATATCACCATGGGAGAGAAAGTAGACTCAACAGGCTATGCATTCCGTGTTCAGTACAAGGCGTATGCACGATGGATTTGGTTTGGTGGGTTGCTCTCCATTCTCGGCGCTTTACTCTCATTAACTCATCGTAAAAAGAAAACCGTTAAGGCGTCACAGTATGCATACCAGCGTTCGTAACAAGCTCATCACGTTAATTGTCTTGGCATTAGTGATGGTGTTGGGGTTTGCCTTTGCACTCAATAATAAGCAGCAATCCACGACTGTGTCGGAGCAGAAGAGGGCATTTCCAGAATTCGTGTCTACTGCGTTAGCCAATAGCGAAGGCATCAGTAGCAAACAGAAAATTACGTTGACTGATGTTACTCAGCATCCTTATCAACTAGTAAATGTATGGGCGTCGTGGTGCGGTATCTGCAAAACCGAACATGCTTTTTTGCTCAAACTTCATGACAAAGGCATTCCAATTGTTGGGCTCAATTATCGAGATAACTCTGCGGCAGCAATTAATGTGCTATCGAACGACGGCAATCCGTATTCAACGGTGATCAGTGATCCTCAAGGTAAGCTAGCATTAGAGTTGGGCGTAATTGGCACCCCTGAAACGTATCTGGTCGACGCTGATGGCCAAATCATTAAGAAGTTACTGGGCGTGGTCAATGAATCTGTATGGCAAGAAGAACTTGCGATGTATTTTGATGGTGTGAATCTATGGTGAAGTCTTTAATACAAACGCTCGTTATGCTGTCTACGCTTATGTCTGTTAGTTTTCCGACTTTGGCGGAAGACTTGTTTACAGCCAGCAATAAGGATACGAGTATTCAAGTTGAACTCTTTGAGTTTGAAAACCCAGAACAGCAGCAGCGCGCTATTACATTGGCAAAAACGCTACGTTGTCCGCAATGCCAGAACCAAAATCTGGTTGAGTCGAACTCTCCGATAGCAAAAGACTTGCGCCTCGTTGTATTCAATATGGTGAAAGCAGGTCAGAGTAATAATGAAATTACTCAATATATGACAGAAAGGTTCGGTGAATTTGTGCTCTATAAACCGGCAATGAGTGTTTCAAACTTATTACTTTGGCTACTTCCGAGCCTATTGTTTCTCTTATTTATATATTTATCAGTAAAAAGTGTTAGAAAGCGCTCATAAAAATTATGTATTACTGTTTACCAATTGACCTGTATTTTGTAACATTAAAGGATTATAAAGGCTAAGCACTGTTATATAAGGATGTATCTGTGGATAACGTAATCTCAAATTTAAAGAAAGAGTTCCATACTCATGTCCGTTCTGACAAATGGGCAGAAAAATACAGTGCGAAATCGAGCATTTCTACGCTCACTCAAGAAGAGTTAGCTGAATTAGAAAACGCTTGGGTTCAACTTGTCATCTGGAAGCAAACTCAAGTAAGTTGAACGTTCTGTAAAAAGTGTAGTCTTAGCCGCAACTGATTAATTTATAACCCCATGTTGGTCATCCCAATGTGGGGTTTTTTGTTACCTGAAAAATTATTGTTATAATATAACAATTTGTGCGTAGTCGACCTTGAAAAAAATTGTTAACAGCCTCATAGTGTCTATCATTAGATAGTTAGCTACAAAATATTGCCTAGACATATAATGTAGTGTCGTTAAACACATCGAATTTTCAAGTGAGTATAGCTATGGCGGAAGTGCGTGCCAGAATAGATTTCAAAGTAGGGGTAACAAGCAGTATTGATGCTGAACTTCTGTCTTTTCATGGATTGAAAACAGACAAAGAGCATGTTGCTGTGATATTTAAATCAGCAGATAAGACACAAGACATACCTCTAGTTCGTATGCACTCTGAGTGCCTTACTGGAGATGTTTTCCATTCTTCTCGCTGTGACTGTGGCGAGCAACTAGACGAAACCATTAGAATTATGGGTGAGACGGGCGGCGTGATTCTTTACTTACGCCAAGAAGGCCGTGGTATTGGTTTATACAACAAAATCGATGCATACCGTCTGCAAAGCGAAGGTATGAACACTTACGAAGCCAACAACCACTTAGGCTTTGGTGATGACTTACGTGATTTTACTGAAGCAGCGGAAATGTTACGCGCTTTAGGCACCACAAAAATCCGTTTGGTGACCAACAATCCTAAGAAAATCAATGAACTTAAATCTTTTGGTATTGAGATTGAAGAAGTGGTGAACACCTCTGCTCATATCAAATCGGGTAATGAAAGCTATCTGAAGGCGAAAGTTTCACACGGTAAGCATAACCTAGATATCTGATTCGCTTGCTTGTTGCGCTTAACATAAAAATGTTTAAAGACCTCACATATGTGAGGTTTTTTTGTATTTATCTTGCAATAAAATTGTAAGTTTGTATTATTCAAATCCGTAGTGCAAATGATAATGGTTTGCACTATTACTACGAATAATAATTTAAAGCTCAACAAGGATGCTTCATGACCATTAAATCTTTAGTGACAAAAGCAGTAACTTCGTCACTCATTTTTGCCTCTGCTTCTTCTTTTGCAGCAGTAACTCAAGATCAAGTTGTAGAACACTATGCAGATATTGCTCATGCCGTGTTTGCAGATTCAGTAATTACAGCAAAAGCGTTGAACTCTTCTATTGATACCTTCTTAGCTTCTCCTTCTGCTGGTAACTTCGAACAAGTAAAACAAGCTTGGCTTGAGTCTCGCGTACCTTACCAACAGTCAGAAGTATTCCGCTTCGGCAACGCTGTTGTTGATGATTGGGAAGGCCAACTGAACGCATGGCCACTAGATGAAGGCCTGATTGACTACGTATCTTCTGATTACCAATATGAGCTTGGTAACGAAGGCGCTAGCGCAAACATCGTGGCTAACAAGACTTTCCAAATTGGTCAGACTACTGTTGATGCAACTAACATTACTCCAGAGCTAATCGCTGACTTGAACGAGATCGGCGGTTCTGAAGCGAACGTAGCGTCTGGCTACCACGCAATTGAATTCCTACTTTGGGGCCAAGATTTAAACGGCACAAACAGCGGTGCAGGTGAGCGTGCTTACACTGATTTCGTTGTTGGTGCTGAGTGTACTAACGGCAACTGTGACCGTCGTGGCGCATATCTAAAAGCATCTGCTGAGCTACTTATCCAAGACCTAGAGTGGATGGAAAAGCAGTGGGCTGAAGGCGAGAAAGGTAACTACCGTCAAGAACTGCTTTCTGAATCTAGCGAAAACGGCCTACGTAAAATGTTATTCGGCATGGGTTCACTGTCTCTTGGTGAGCTTGCTGGTGAGCGTATGAAGGTGGCTTTAGAAGCTAACTCTACTGAAGATGAGCACGATTGCTTCTCTGATAACACGCACAACTCTCACTACTACAACGAGCAAGGTATCTACAACGTTTATACGGGTTTATACAAGCGTGAAGACGGTACTCTGCTTTCAGGTCCTAGCCTGTTTGACCTAGTAGAGCAAAAAGATGAGCAAGCTGCGAAAGAGATCCAAAAGCAGTTTGACTTAGCACGTGCACAAGTTGGCCAGCTTGTTGTTTCTGCAGAGAAAAACAACCAGCATTTCGATCAGCTAATTGCTGCTGACAACGCTGCGGGTAACGCACTAGTAAACAAAACGATTGTTGCGCTAGTGTCTCAAACGGCTGCGATTGAGCGTGCTGCTGGTGTGATTGGCATTGATAGCCTTAACCCAGACACGGCTGATCACGAGTTCTAAGAACCCGAGACGAAAATCATAAAGGGCTCTCATTGAGCCCTTAATTGTTTGTTACTCATGAAAGTTACTCCCACATAAAAACTAAAATCAAAAACACAGCAAGGCAATGTATGAAGTCGTATCTCTCAGCCTCACTATTAACCGCACTGTTTTTCTTAGCTCCATTACATGCCCATGAAACCTACTCAGGTGGCAAAACAACCGTGAAGAAAGAGGGAGCAAACGCTTTTTCTCTTCCTGCTGCCAACCTACCAATGAGCAAACGCTTAGATTTCAGCGTAGGTAACAGCTTCTTCAGAAACCCTTGGGTTCCTGCACCATCATCAACCGATGCACGTGATGGATTGGGCCCATTGTTCAACACCAACGGTTGTCAAAACTGTCACATCAAAGATGGTCGTGGCCACGCGCCAGAAAAAGGCGATGAGAACGCGGTATCTATGCTGGTTCGCTTGAGTATTCCTGCTGAAACACCAGAGCAGAGACAAGCCTTTATTCGCGATGGTGGCATTCCAGAACCGACTTACGGTGGACAGCTACAAGATTTCGCGCTTCAAGGTGTGGAACCAGAGGGTAAAGTGAACATCAGCTACACCGATGTTCCTGTTGAATTCAAAGACGGCACGGTTGTTACTCTACGTAAACCAACATTAAAAATCACTGAACTCGCGTTTGGTGAAATGCACCCTAAAACAGAATTTTCGGCTCGTGTTGCGCCACCAATGATCGGCCTAGGTCTGCTTGAGAGCATTTCAAAAGAAACGATCCTTGGCTTCGCGAAGCAACAAGCTGCGGACAGCCAAGGCGTAACAGGCAAAGCCAACTACGTTCTTGATGTTCAAACAAACGAAATGGCGTTGGGTCGATTTGGTTGGAAAGCCGGACAGCCAAACCTAATGCAACAAAATGCTGCAGCATTTAACGGCGATTTGGGCTTAACAAGCAGCTTGTTCCCGAACGAAAACTGCACATCAGCTCAATCAACCTGTGATGATTTTCCAAATGGTGGTGAACCTGAAGTCAGCGATAATATCCTAGATTTTGTTGAGTTCTATTCGCAGCATTTGGCGGTTCCAATTCGTCGTAACGTTGATAAGCCTGCGGTTGTTCAAGGTAAAAAACTGTTTAAAGATATTGGTTGCCAAAGTTGCCACCAAGCTGAAATTCGCACAGCAGAACGTGAAGGCTTACCTGCGTTGTCTAAACAGCTAATCAGCCCATATACCGATATGTTACTGCACGATATGGGAGAAGGCTTAGCCGACAATCGCCCAGAGTATCTAGCAAACGGTCAAGAGTGGCGCACCACGCCATTGTGGGGATTAGGCTATACCAAAGAAGTGAATGGTCACACCTTCTTACTTCATGACGGTCGCGCAAGAAACGTTATGGAAGCGGTGCTTTGGCACGGTGGAGAAGCAGAAATGGCGAAACAAAACGTTTTAGCTCTTAGTAGCAGCGAGCGTGAAGCACTATTGGCGTTCTTAAACTCGTTATAAGCTGAGTTGAATTCAGTTTAGTTAACGGCTAATGACTTAAGAAAGCCGCTATTAAACCACTTAGCACCGCTGAACTTGTAGCAATACGAGGCCAGCGGTCGTTTCGCATTTAATGAACTCATATAATTAAAAGAAAAATTAGGAAGTAAGGTAACAGCATGACACATAAATTTTTGTTAATGCCTTTGTCGGCATTAATTATGGCAGGCTGCCAATCATCGGGTGAGCAAGCCGCTTCATCTGAGGTTAACGGTGTGTCTTATCAAGCAGACACTACAGCCCATATTAGTCGCAGTGTTTATCGACAAGAGTTTGATTCTGCGGTGCTATTCGCGAAGCAATCGAGCGAATTAGAAGCTCTGATGCAAGGTTACTGTGAAACGGATAACGTTGAGTTAGACGCTTTGAAAGATCAATGGCAGATCACAATGAACAGCTGGATGGC
This region of Vibrio sp. BS-M-Sm-2 genomic DNA includes:
- the nrfB gene encoding cytochrome c nitrite reductase pentaheme subunit gives rise to the protein MGNIKLAIVIMLKSLLAFCLYGYSIHAVAEPAVTQVGESTRHEVELIRDKDYKCVQCHKDSKETVLGSHGESAHALLGREVNCTDCHSSISPDHREGAPEVVKYRAAQSQPGTEKVFLDPSLILDANSQCIDCHKPDDLREASWTHDVHAQNLTCSNCHDVHATEAKVLGLDKKQTIKLCVDCHSDFNQKKEEE
- the ribA gene encoding GTP cyclohydrolase II, yielding MAEVRARIDFKVGVTSSIDAELLSFHGLKTDKEHVAVIFKSADKTQDIPLVRMHSECLTGDVFHSSRCDCGEQLDETIRIMGETGGVILYLRQEGRGIGLYNKIDAYRLQSEGMNTYEANNHLGFGDDLRDFTEAAEMLRALGTTKIRLVTNNPKKINELKSFGIEIEEVVNTSAHIKSGNESYLKAKVSHGKHNLDI
- a CDS encoding heme lyase CcmF/NrfE family subunit → MVGSLGLFSLVLVAVLSSIIGVHSFYQMLNKRTQNISLIRSFSLSSALLSLTSVALLGYAFVSDDFSILYVAEHSNTQLPSFFKLAAVWAGHEGSLLFWVLTISVWSGVIALQKHYSNEYQSRVLWVMNLLLAIFAWFTLFASNPFEMNSILPLEGRDLNPMLQDVGLIFHPPLLYLGYVGFSVVLAFAVAALLVDPIEFDWVAHCRSWCLVAWIFLTAGIILGSWWAYYELGWGGWWFWDPVENASLLPWLTSTALLHSLGVAKGKQQLLKWSLSLAFITFCLSILGTFIVRSGVLTSVHAFAVDPTKGIALLLILVLVLVSSFSLLIVRGESFESSPITSFTSKSFLSLVAVLIFVLATAVVVFGTFYPMVFELLGLGNISVGAPYFNLLIAPLALLALAVVGLAPLLSIKPQASKGVIMLITLASICLGSACYVLQVDKIQVMVLMTWSLAFWVLLTHVYGLAVTHSSKFQRKVWVMTFAHVGVAVLAVGAAMNSYHSFERSYKLSPGAEVEFMDWTLAHRDTELYVASNFTAEKAILNLESGEQSFPISPERRHYQVRVMNMSEPAMKWFWHGDVYITMGEKVDSTGYAFRVQYKAYARWIWFGGLLSILGALLSLTHRKKKTVKASQYAYQRS
- a CDS encoding imelysin family protein, with the protein product MTIKSLVTKAVTSSLIFASASSFAAVTQDQVVEHYADIAHAVFADSVITAKALNSSIDTFLASPSAGNFEQVKQAWLESRVPYQQSEVFRFGNAVVDDWEGQLNAWPLDEGLIDYVSSDYQYELGNEGASANIVANKTFQIGQTTVDATNITPELIADLNEIGGSEANVASGYHAIEFLLWGQDLNGTNSGAGERAYTDFVVGAECTNGNCDRRGAYLKASAELLIQDLEWMEKQWAEGEKGNYRQELLSESSENGLRKMLFGMGSLSLGELAGERMKVALEANSTEDEHDCFSDNTHNSHYYNEQGIYNVYTGLYKREDGTLLSGPSLFDLVEQKDEQAAKEIQKQFDLARAQVGQLVVSAEKNNQHFDQLIAADNAAGNALVNKTIVALVSQTAAIERAAGVIGIDSLNPDTADHEF
- a CDS encoding di-heme oxidoredictase family protein, giving the protein MKSYLSASLLTALFFLAPLHAHETYSGGKTTVKKEGANAFSLPAANLPMSKRLDFSVGNSFFRNPWVPAPSSTDARDGLGPLFNTNGCQNCHIKDGRGHAPEKGDENAVSMLVRLSIPAETPEQRQAFIRDGGIPEPTYGGQLQDFALQGVEPEGKVNISYTDVPVEFKDGTVVTLRKPTLKITELAFGEMHPKTEFSARVAPPMIGLGLLESISKETILGFAKQQAADSQGVTGKANYVLDVQTNEMALGRFGWKAGQPNLMQQNAAAFNGDLGLTSSLFPNENCTSAQSTCDDFPNGGEPEVSDNILDFVEFYSQHLAVPIRRNVDKPAVVQGKKLFKDIGCQSCHQAEIRTAEREGLPALSKQLISPYTDMLLHDMGEGLADNRPEYLANGQEWRTTPLWGLGYTKEVNGHTFLLHDGRARNVMEAVLWHGGEAEMAKQNVLALSSSEREALLAFLNSL
- the nrfD gene encoding cytochrome c nitrite reductase subunit NrfD encodes the protein MSAWDAAFQSGTVVWDWIIAIYLFLAGMSAGAVMISIYLKRKVIEGDPAHNGVLKATAFLAPFGIISGLLILVFHLTKPLSFWKIMIFYNPTSVMSMGVILFQVYMVILFLWIGIIFRDQIVVFLNDQAWLKGRLDFVGNWIGKLEVFENALEIFLAVLALMLAAYTGFLLSALNTFPLLNNPVLPILFLFSSLSSGAAACILFGVLVFKESPHSPTISWIHGFERPVVMFELFVLITFFTGLIFAGGQSEQAVWNAIGSGFWASWFWYGVIGVGMVLPLLLNAVTPTSIRHSSVYIFSVTSLSLMGVLMLRTFVLYAGQLTIA
- a CDS encoding DsbE family thiol:disulfide interchange protein → MHTSVRNKLITLIVLALVMVLGFAFALNNKQQSTTVSEQKRAFPEFVSTALANSEGISSKQKITLTDVTQHPYQLVNVWASWCGICKTEHAFLLKLHDKGIPIVGLNYRDNSAAAINVLSNDGNPYSTVISDPQGKLALELGVIGTPETYLVDADGQIIKKLLGVVNESVWQEELAMYFDGVNLW
- the nrfF gene encoding heme lyase NrfEFG subunit NrfF, which encodes MVKSLIQTLVMLSTLMSVSFPTLAEDLFTASNKDTSIQVELFEFENPEQQQRAITLAKTLRCPQCQNQNLVESNSPIAKDLRLVVFNMVKAGQSNNEITQYMTERFGEFVLYKPAMSVSNLLLWLLPSLLFLLFIYLSVKSVRKRS